Proteins from a genomic interval of Nasonia vitripennis strain AsymCx chromosome 3, Nvit_psr_1.1, whole genome shotgun sequence:
- the LOC100122136 gene encoding lipase 3 isoform X2, with amino-acid sequence MPQLCVSSLPTRCKLLSTGPCTRCPQVRVTASGRRRRSRKETSTFILDLSPAKFARERYERSRNKTTARTFTPVPNYVQAVDFVSLVNRHGYPGEEHVVMTADGYLLRIHRIPGSPSRPRAVGKPVIYMQHGLLASSDTWVLMGPQRDLAYILADAGYDVWLGNVRGNTYSRAHVSLSPDYDPAFWEFSYHEIALYDVTAVIDYILIKTAQPSLVYIGHSMGTTISYILLSIKPEYNKKIRLLVSLAPVAFWHAPPRAFVRFLIDNTEAIKSFVTNARIYELFPLTAANAQLAKTTCSDGSIFQQLCMNFVYYSSGYNPEQLNASEVSYVLSYFPAGTSAQTLIHFSQNMRTGDFQMYDHGFIRNLATYKQRQPPMYNLSNIISPVGLFYGKGDALVSPGNPIELSQKLPNVLTIEAVPDEKFSHLDFLWSTDIRKLLNDRIFEFISKTLRQQNSAL; translated from the exons ATGCCGCAACTCTGCGTTTCGTCTCTCCCGACTCGTTGCAAGCTCCTCAGTACGGGCCCATGCACTCGCTGCCCGCAAGTCCGAGTGACAGCATCGGGCCGCCGCAGACGCAGTCGCAAG GAGACATCGACGTTTATACTGGATTTGAGTCCGGCGAAATTCGCCCGAGAAAGATACGAGAGGAGCCGAAATAAAACTACCGCCAGAACGTTCACTCCTGTCCCGAACTATGTACAAGCTGTTGATTTT GTGTCACTCGTCAATCGCCATGGTTACCCCGGAGAGGAGCATGTTGTGATGACAGCCGATGGCTACCTGCTACGCATTCACCGAATACCCGGTAGTCCGTCTAGACCCAGAGCAGTGGGCAAACCGGTCATTTACATGCAACATGGACTTCTCGCCTCTTCCGATACGTGGGTGCTCATGGGTCCACAGAGAGATTTGG catacATTTTGGCCGATGCAGGCTACGATGTTTGGCTGGGCAACGTGCGCGGTAACACCTACTCCCGAGCACACGTCAGTCTGTCGCCGGATTACGATCCGGCATTCTGGGAATTCAG TTACCATGAGATTGCCCTATATGATGTGACGGCTGTCATTGACTACATTCTGATTAAGACTGCTCAACCGAGCCTTGTGTACATAGGACACTCCATGGGCACAACGATCAGCTACATTCTTCTGTCCATCAAACCTGAGTACAACAAAAAGATCAGACTATTGGTCAGCTTGGCACCTGTGGCGTTCTGGCATGCGCCGCCTCGAGCCTTCGTCAGATTCCTCATAGATAACACCGAAGCAATTAAA TCTTTCGTTACTAATGCACGGATTTACGAGCTGTTCCCATTGACCGCTGCAAATGCACAACTGGCCAAAACAACATGCAGCGATGGAAGTATCTTCCAACAACTGTGTATGAATTTCGTTTATTACTCATCAGGATACAATCCTGAGCAGTTAAATGCG tCAGAAGTATCCTACGTACTATCATACTTTCCGGCTGGCACTTCCGCACAGACGCTTATACACTTTAGTCAAAATATGCGCACag gAGATTTTCAAATGTATGATCATGGGTTCATACGAAATTTAGCAACGTACAAACAACGACAACCTCCAATGTATAACTTAAGCAACATTATTTCACCAGTTGGTTTATTCTATGGGAAAGGAGATGCGTTAGTTTCACCAGGG AATCCAATTGAACTCTCACAAAAGCTGCCAAACGTATTAACAATTGAGGCTGTTCCCGATGAAAAGTTCAGTCATTTGGACTTCCTGTGGTCGACTGACATAAGAAAATTACTTAATGATAgaatatttgaatttattagtaAGACATTGAGACAACAAAATTCCGCGTTATAA
- the LOC100122136 gene encoding lipase 3 isoform X1, protein MHSLPASPSDSIGPPQTQSQGMYPRNSIMNGVRLHFVLCLAALCLVQETSTFILDLSPAKFARERYERSRNKTTARTFTPVPNYVQAVDFVSLVNRHGYPGEEHVVMTADGYLLRIHRIPGSPSRPRAVGKPVIYMQHGLLASSDTWVLMGPQRDLAYILADAGYDVWLGNVRGNTYSRAHVSLSPDYDPAFWEFSYHEIALYDVTAVIDYILIKTAQPSLVYIGHSMGTTISYILLSIKPEYNKKIRLLVSLAPVAFWHAPPRAFVRFLIDNTEAIKSFVTNARIYELFPLTAANAQLAKTTCSDGSIFQQLCMNFVYYSSGYNPEQLNASEVSYVLSYFPAGTSAQTLIHFSQNMRTGDFQMYDHGFIRNLATYKQRQPPMYNLSNIISPVGLFYGKGDALVSPGNPIELSQKLPNVLTIEAVPDEKFSHLDFLWSTDIRKLLNDRIFEFISKTLRQQNSAL, encoded by the exons ATGCACTCGCTGCCCGCAAGTCCGAGTGACAGCATCGGGCCGCCGCAGACGCAGTCGCAAG GTATGTATCCAAGAAACTCAATAATGAACGGTGTTAGGCTACATTTTGTGCTGTGCTTGGCGGCTCTGTGTCTGGTGCAGGAGACATCGACGTTTATACTGGATTTGAGTCCGGCGAAATTCGCCCGAGAAAGATACGAGAGGAGCCGAAATAAAACTACCGCCAGAACGTTCACTCCTGTCCCGAACTATGTACAAGCTGTTGATTTT GTGTCACTCGTCAATCGCCATGGTTACCCCGGAGAGGAGCATGTTGTGATGACAGCCGATGGCTACCTGCTACGCATTCACCGAATACCCGGTAGTCCGTCTAGACCCAGAGCAGTGGGCAAACCGGTCATTTACATGCAACATGGACTTCTCGCCTCTTCCGATACGTGGGTGCTCATGGGTCCACAGAGAGATTTGG catacATTTTGGCCGATGCAGGCTACGATGTTTGGCTGGGCAACGTGCGCGGTAACACCTACTCCCGAGCACACGTCAGTCTGTCGCCGGATTACGATCCGGCATTCTGGGAATTCAG TTACCATGAGATTGCCCTATATGATGTGACGGCTGTCATTGACTACATTCTGATTAAGACTGCTCAACCGAGCCTTGTGTACATAGGACACTCCATGGGCACAACGATCAGCTACATTCTTCTGTCCATCAAACCTGAGTACAACAAAAAGATCAGACTATTGGTCAGCTTGGCACCTGTGGCGTTCTGGCATGCGCCGCCTCGAGCCTTCGTCAGATTCCTCATAGATAACACCGAAGCAATTAAA TCTTTCGTTACTAATGCACGGATTTACGAGCTGTTCCCATTGACCGCTGCAAATGCACAACTGGCCAAAACAACATGCAGCGATGGAAGTATCTTCCAACAACTGTGTATGAATTTCGTTTATTACTCATCAGGATACAATCCTGAGCAGTTAAATGCG tCAGAAGTATCCTACGTACTATCATACTTTCCGGCTGGCACTTCCGCACAGACGCTTATACACTTTAGTCAAAATATGCGCACag gAGATTTTCAAATGTATGATCATGGGTTCATACGAAATTTAGCAACGTACAAACAACGACAACCTCCAATGTATAACTTAAGCAACATTATTTCACCAGTTGGTTTATTCTATGGGAAAGGAGATGCGTTAGTTTCACCAGGG AATCCAATTGAACTCTCACAAAAGCTGCCAAACGTATTAACAATTGAGGCTGTTCCCGATGAAAAGTTCAGTCATTTGGACTTCCTGTGGTCGACTGACATAAGAAAATTACTTAATGATAgaatatttgaatttattagtaAGACATTGAGACAACAAAATTCCGCGTTATAA
- the LOC103317954 gene encoding lipase 3-like — protein sequence MVRNIAIVFCVILCSTEIFATFELIRQFLENTDTNITRVRTQEERKARSEEFVVLDFIGLVEQYEGYTAEEYDVKTDDGYILKLHQITGSPSSPKAAGKPVVYFQHGLFGDSDFQVVLGSKQALTFLLADAGYDVWLGNCRGTTYSKRHVKYSARGNNLKFWKFSMDEMALIDLPKFIDVVLEKTGQKNIGYSMGTTLDFMLLSEKPEYNNKMNIAIHIAPVAYFTPPFKPLINTLLALAPAAEALSAAKQIYQVLPQSKLIQIVGTDICGSELGKIFCGTFLSAVVNVQYLNFTALPEILAYVPAGTSRNTVMHYYQMIKNARFAKFDFGLLANPTKYGSIRPPTYDLSKITFRQAIFYSNSDVYVSVTDATKIKNELKNVVAFEKAPRGYNHLDFMWAEDATYTIYPQVLKVIADNS from the exons ATGGTTCGGAACATAGCAATTGTATTTTGTGTAATTTTATGCTCGACGGAAATTTTCGCGACGTTCGAGCTAATAAGACAATTTTTGGAGAATACTGATACAAATATCACACGAGTGCGAACACAAGAAGAACGAAAGGCACGCTCAGAGGAATTCGTAGTGCTTGACTTT ATTGGACTTGTTGAACAATACGAAGGATACACAGCAGAAGAGTATGATGTGAAAACAGACGATGGATACATCTTGAAATTGCACCAAATTACCGGAAGCCCATCAAGCCCTAAAGCTGCTGGAAAACCGGTAGTTTATTTCCAACATGGTCTTTTTGGAGATTCGGACTTTCAAGTGGTTCTAGGATCCAAACAAGCCCTTA CATTTTTATTGGCGGATGCGGGCTATGATGTTTGGTTAGGGAATTGCCGAGGTACAACTTATTCGAAACGTCATGTCAAGTATTCAGCTCGaggaaataatttaaaattttggaaattcaG cATGGACGAGATGGCTCTCATTGATTTACCCAAATTCATTGATGTAGTGTTAGAAAAAACTGGTCAAAAGAATATCGGGTATTCCATGGGAACGACATTAGACTTTATGCTTTTGTCTGAAAAGCCtgagtataataataagatgAATATAGCCATTCATATTGCTCCTGTTGCTTACTTTACACCTCCATTCAAACCCCTTATAAACACACTTTTAGCCCTTGCACCAGCAGCAGAG GCACTTTCTGCCGCAAAGCAAATCTATCAGGTACTTCCGCAGTCAAAACTTATTCAAATCGTAGGAACAGATATTTGCGGCAGTGAACtcggaaaaatattttgtggAACATTTTTAAGCGCAGTTGTGAATGTTCAATACTTAAACTTC ACTGCGCTTCCAGAAATACTTGCTTACGTTCCTGCAGGTACATCGCGCAACACGGTGATGCATTATTACCAAATGATTAAAAATG CAAGATTCGCTAAATTCGACTTTGGGTTATTAGCTAATCCGACAAAGTATGGTTCCATTAGACCACCAACTTATGATCTATCAAAAATTACATTCCGGCAAGCTATATTTTATTCCAATTCGGACGTGTATGTTAGCGTCACC GATGCCACTAAAATTAAGAACGAACTAAAAAATGTGGTAGCGTTTGAAAAGGCTCCTAGGGGCTACAATCATTTGGACTTCATGTGGGCTGAAGATGCTACATATACTATTTATCCTCAAGTATTAAAAGTTATAGCAGataattcttaa
- the LOC100678182 gene encoding uncharacterized protein LOC100678182 isoform X6, protein MIRSIAISICVILCSTEIFAMLELIRQFFDATDTNITRVRTEEERQARSGEFAVLDFIGLVEQYDEYTAEEYDVQTDDGYILKLHRITGSSSSPKAAGKPIVYFQHGLFGDSDFKVVLGPKQALNCASRDTCLRSCRCID, encoded by the exons atgattcggAGCATAGCAATTTCAATATGTGTAATTCTATGTTCGACGGAAATATTTGCGATGTTAGAACTAATAAGGCAGTTTTTCGATGCTACTGATACAAATATCACACGAGTGCGAACAGAAGAAGAACGCCAGGCACGCTCAGGGGAATTCGCAGTGCTTGACTTT ATTGGACTTGTTGAACAATACGATGAATACACAGCAGAAGAGTATGATGTACAAACAGATGATGGATACATCTTAAAATTGCACCGAATTACCGGAAGCTCATCGAGCCCCAAAGCTGCTGGAAAACCGATAGTTTATTTCCAACATGGTCTTTTTGGAGATTCGGATTTTAAAGTGGTTCTTGGGCCTAAACAAGCCCTCA ACTGCGCTTCCAGAGATACTTGCTTACGTTCCTGCAGGTGCATCGATTAA
- the LOC100678182 gene encoding gastric triacylglycerol lipase isoform X1: MIRSIAISICVILCSTEIFAMLELIRQFFDATDTNITRVRTEEERQARSGEFAVLDFIGLVEQYDEYTAEEYDVQTDDGYILKLHRITGSSSSPKAAGKPIVYFQHGLFGDSDFKVVLGPKQALTFLLVDAGYDVRLENCRGTAYSKRHVKYSARGSSLKFWNFSIDELALIDVPKFIDVVLEKTSQQKLSYIGYTPWE; encoded by the exons atgattcggAGCATAGCAATTTCAATATGTGTAATTCTATGTTCGACGGAAATATTTGCGATGTTAGAACTAATAAGGCAGTTTTTCGATGCTACTGATACAAATATCACACGAGTGCGAACAGAAGAAGAACGCCAGGCACGCTCAGGGGAATTCGCAGTGCTTGACTTT ATTGGACTTGTTGAACAATACGATGAATACACAGCAGAAGAGTATGATGTACAAACAGATGATGGATACATCTTAAAATTGCACCGAATTACCGGAAGCTCATCGAGCCCCAAAGCTGCTGGAAAACCGATAGTTTATTTCCAACATGGTCTTTTTGGAGATTCGGATTTTAAAGTGGTTCTTGGGCCTAAACAAGCCCTCA CATTCCTTTTGGTGGATGCAGGTTATGACGTTAGGTTAGAAAATTGCCGAGGTACCGCTTATTCAAAGCGGCATGTCAAATATTCAGCTCGAGGAAgtagtttaaaattttggaaCTTCag CATAGACGAATTGGCACTCATTGATGTGCCTAAATTTATCGATGTAGTGTTAGAAAAAACCAGTCAACAGAAACTCAGTTATATTGGATATACTCCATGGGAATGA
- the LOC100678182 gene encoding lipase member K isoform X2 yields MIRSIAISICVILCSTEIFAMLELIRQFFDATDTNITRVRTEEERQARSGEFAVLDFIGLVEQYDEYTAEEYDVQTDDGYILKLHRITGSSSSPKAAGKPIVYFQHGLFGDSDFKVVLGPKQALSYDVRLENCRGTAYSKRHVKYSARGSSLKFWNFSIDELALIDVPKFIDVVLEKTSQQKLSYIGYTPWE; encoded by the exons atgattcggAGCATAGCAATTTCAATATGTGTAATTCTATGTTCGACGGAAATATTTGCGATGTTAGAACTAATAAGGCAGTTTTTCGATGCTACTGATACAAATATCACACGAGTGCGAACAGAAGAAGAACGCCAGGCACGCTCAGGGGAATTCGCAGTGCTTGACTTT ATTGGACTTGTTGAACAATACGATGAATACACAGCAGAAGAGTATGATGTACAAACAGATGATGGATACATCTTAAAATTGCACCGAATTACCGGAAGCTCATCGAGCCCCAAAGCTGCTGGAAAACCGATAGTTTATTTCCAACATGGTCTTTTTGGAGATTCGGATTTTAAAGTGGTTCTTGGGCCTAAACAAGCCCTCA GTTATGACGTTAGGTTAGAAAATTGCCGAGGTACCGCTTATTCAAAGCGGCATGTCAAATATTCAGCTCGAGGAAgtagtttaaaattttggaaCTTCag CATAGACGAATTGGCACTCATTGATGTGCCTAAATTTATCGATGTAGTGTTAGAAAAAACCAGTCAACAGAAACTCAGTTATATTGGATATACTCCATGGGAATGA
- the LOC100678182 gene encoding lipase member K isoform X4: MLLIQISHECEQKKNARHAQGNSQCLTFDQIKIIGLVEQYDEYTAEEYDVQTDDGYILKLHRITGSSSSPKAAGKPIVYFQHGLFGDSDFKVVLGPKQALTFLLVDAGYDVRLENCRGTAYSKRHVKYSARGSSLKFWNFSIDELALIDVPKFIDVVLEKTSQQKLSYIGYTPWE; this comes from the exons ATGCTACTGATACAAATATCACACGAGTGCGAACAGAAGAAGAACGCCAGGCACGCTCAGGGGAATTCGCAGTGCTTGACTTT Tgatcaaattaaaata ATTGGACTTGTTGAACAATACGATGAATACACAGCAGAAGAGTATGATGTACAAACAGATGATGGATACATCTTAAAATTGCACCGAATTACCGGAAGCTCATCGAGCCCCAAAGCTGCTGGAAAACCGATAGTTTATTTCCAACATGGTCTTTTTGGAGATTCGGATTTTAAAGTGGTTCTTGGGCCTAAACAAGCCCTCA CATTCCTTTTGGTGGATGCAGGTTATGACGTTAGGTTAGAAAATTGCCGAGGTACCGCTTATTCAAAGCGGCATGTCAAATATTCAGCTCGAGGAAgtagtttaaaattttggaaCTTCag CATAGACGAATTGGCACTCATTGATGTGCCTAAATTTATCGATGTAGTGTTAGAAAAAACCAGTCAACAGAAACTCAGTTATATTGGATATACTCCATGGGAATGA
- the LOC100678182 gene encoding lipase 3 isoform X5 produces MVFLEIRILKWFLGLNKPSKLSAAMQIYQVLPLSKVNQIVGKDICTTELGKTLCGTFLSPLGNIKNLNFTALPEILAYVPAGASINTLVHYHQIIKNGRFAKLYFGTSANPSKYGSSRPSLYNLSKVTSRQAIFYSEIDVFVNVTDKLKLKTN; encoded by the exons ATGGTCTTTTTGGAGATTCGGATTTTAAAGTGGTTCTTGGGCCTAAACAAGCCCTCA AAACTTTCTGCCGCAATGCAAATCTATCAAGTACTTCCGCTGTCAAAAGTTAATCAAATCGTAGGAAAAGATATTTGCACTACTGAACTTGGAAAAACATTGTGCGGAACATTTTTAAGTCCACTTGGAAACATTAAAAACTTAAACTTC ACTGCGCTTCCAGAGATACTTGCTTACGTTCCTGCAGGTGCATCGATTAATACACTGGTCCATTATCaccaaataattaaaaacg GAAGGTTcgcaaaattatattttggGACATCGGCTAATCCTTCAAAGTATGGTTCCAGTAGACCATCGCTTTATAATCTATCAAAAGTTACATCCCGGCAAGCTATATTTTACTCTGAGATAGACGTGTTTGTTAATGTCACC gataaattaaaattaaaaacaaattga
- the LOC100678182 gene encoding lipase 3 isoform X3 gives MGMTLLFMLLSEKPEYSDKINVAVHIAPVVFVTPPFRPFIKSYLALAPVAEKLSAAMQIYQVLPLSKVNQIVGKDICTTELGKTLCGTFLSPLGNIKNLNFTALPEILAYVPAGASINTLVHYHQIIKNGRFAKLYFGTSANPSKYGSSRPSLYNLSKVTSRQAIFYSEIDVFVNVTDKLKLKTN, from the exons ATGGGAATGACATTACTTTTCATGCTTTTGTCTGAAAAACCTGAGTATAGTGATAAGATAAATGTAGCCGTTCATATTGCTCCAGTTGTTTTCGTAACACCTCCATTTAGGCcatttataaaatcatatttagCCCTTGCACCAGTAGCAGAG AAACTTTCTGCCGCAATGCAAATCTATCAAGTACTTCCGCTGTCAAAAGTTAATCAAATCGTAGGAAAAGATATTTGCACTACTGAACTTGGAAAAACATTGTGCGGAACATTTTTAAGTCCACTTGGAAACATTAAAAACTTAAACTTC ACTGCGCTTCCAGAGATACTTGCTTACGTTCCTGCAGGTGCATCGATTAATACACTGGTCCATTATCaccaaataattaaaaacg GAAGGTTcgcaaaattatattttggGACATCGGCTAATCCTTCAAAGTATGGTTCCAGTAGACCATCGCTTTATAATCTATCAAAAGTTACATCCCGGCAAGCTATATTTTACTCTGAGATAGACGTGTTTGTTAATGTCACC gataaattaaaattaaaaacaaattga
- the LOC116416924 gene encoding lipase 3-like has protein sequence MDEIALIDVPKFIDVVFEKTGQKKVSYIGYSVGTTLGFMLLSEKPEYNDKINIAIHIAPVAYFTPPFKPLVNTLLALVPAVEVNISGDNNNA, from the coding sequence ATGGACGAGATAGCTCTCATTGATGTACCCAAATTCATTGATGTAGTGTTTGAAAAAACTGGTCAAAAGAAAGTGAGTTACATAGGATATTCCGTGGGAACGACATTAGGCTTTATGCTTTTGTCTGAAAAACCTGAGTATAATGATAAGATAAATATAGCCATTCATATTGCTCCAGTTGCTTACTTTACACCTCCATTCAAACCCCTTGTAAACACGCTTTTAGCCCTTGTACCAGCAGTAGAGGTAAACATATCTggtgataataataatgcataa